Below is a window of Bacillota bacterium DNA.
TCTTTCAGATTGCTGGTATCGGCCTCCTAATTTCAATCTTGAACATAGTACTTAAACAAGCGGGAAAAGAAGAGCAAGCCCATTTGTTGGCTTTGGTGGGGGTGGTAATAGTCCTACTTCTTATCATTCCTACGATTAACCAGCTGTTTTTGACCATTAGAACCGTATT
It encodes the following:
- the spoIIIAC gene encoding stage III sporulation protein AC, with amino-acid sequence MSIDLIFQIAGIGLLISILNIVLKQAGKEEQAHLLALVGVVIVLLLIIPTINQLFLTIRTVFRL